A portion of the Stigmatella aurantiaca DW4/3-1 genome contains these proteins:
- a CDS encoding acyl carrier protein: MNKAQLLADLTRYITEEILEGNAEDLEPSTPLLELGILNSLETARMMRFIEKQYGITVPADAMRVENLQTLSAITDLVHSLQPQGPG, from the coding sequence ATGAACAAGGCCCAGCTTCTCGCTGATCTGACCCGGTACATCACCGAAGAAATTCTCGAGGGCAATGCGGAGGACCTCGAGCCTTCCACGCCACTGCTCGAACTCGGTATCTTGAACTCACTGGAGACGGCCCGGATGATGCGATTCATCGAGAAGCAGTACGGCATCACCGTCCCGGCCGATGCCATGCGGGTCGAGAACCTCCAAACTCTCTCCGCGATCACGGATCTGGTACACAGCCTGCAACCTCAGGGGCCCGGGTAA
- a CDS encoding demethoxyubiquinone hydroxylase family protein, with protein MPQTNPFHSLVPRKLTDSELARSIRLNIEAELDAINLYAAHLDATDNEEAKAVLRHVMDEEKEHAALFWQLIARLDPAQAQHDREASEKYRLIASGAPHEAVEAVGKEGEEAAADAPLPRQLTVGSLRR; from the coding sequence ATGCCGCAAACCAACCCGTTCCACTCGCTGGTGCCCCGGAAGCTCACCGACTCGGAGCTGGCCCGCTCCATCCGCCTGAACATCGAGGCGGAGCTGGATGCCATCAATCTCTATGCCGCCCACCTCGATGCCACCGACAACGAGGAGGCCAAGGCCGTCCTGCGCCACGTCATGGACGAGGAAAAAGAGCATGCCGCGCTCTTTTGGCAGCTCATCGCCCGGTTGGATCCGGCCCAGGCCCAGCATGATCGCGAGGCTTCGGAAAAATACCGCCTCATTGCCTCTGGTGCTCCCCACGAGGCGGTGGAGGCCGTCGGCAAGGAGGGTGAGGAGGCAGCCGCCGATGCCCCACTGCCCCGGCAGCTGACCGTGGGCAGCCTGCGCCGCTGA
- a CDS encoding metallopeptidase family protein, which translates to MVKRTEKRAEPEGVKEQLRAVEAAFEAEDFTQALAQVNTLLEAAPKLPEALHYRAACLVELGHFEDAARAYRHAVKSHPEDLEFLLGAADFLICRMGEDREAVEEGLELCARGRKLAHRMDDAEWVYEFLLLEGMGLNQLGECAQALVSLDAALVHVPRSVDALVERSIALFELCQFEDARVAFEEVLEDAPDEGWAYHYLGLIAERRGDTREAKKRFAKAQALLPREFPPPVALAEEEFDQALEAAVKALPEHVKGYLDNVTISVEDIPSNDDLLAQSPPLSPSILGVFRGTPVGERSVTNAYDHFPAAIVLYQKNLERFARTREELIEQIGITVMHEVGHLVGLDEDDLWERGLD; encoded by the coding sequence ATGGTGAAGCGGACGGAGAAGCGCGCGGAGCCGGAGGGAGTGAAGGAGCAGTTGAGGGCGGTGGAGGCGGCGTTCGAGGCCGAGGACTTCACCCAGGCGCTGGCGCAAGTGAACACCCTGCTGGAGGCGGCGCCAAAACTGCCCGAAGCCCTGCACTACCGGGCCGCCTGCCTGGTGGAACTCGGACATTTCGAGGACGCCGCGCGGGCCTACCGGCATGCCGTGAAGAGTCATCCCGAGGACCTGGAGTTCCTCCTGGGCGCGGCGGACTTCCTCATCTGCCGGATGGGCGAGGACCGAGAGGCGGTAGAGGAAGGTCTGGAGTTGTGCGCCCGGGGCCGGAAGCTGGCGCACCGCATGGACGATGCGGAGTGGGTGTACGAGTTCCTGCTCCTGGAGGGGATGGGACTGAACCAGCTCGGCGAGTGCGCGCAGGCCCTCGTCAGCCTGGATGCGGCGCTCGTCCACGTGCCCCGGTCGGTGGATGCGCTCGTGGAGCGGAGCATCGCGCTGTTCGAGTTGTGCCAGTTCGAGGATGCGCGGGTGGCATTCGAAGAGGTGCTGGAGGATGCACCGGACGAAGGGTGGGCCTATCACTACCTGGGGCTGATCGCCGAGCGGCGGGGGGATACGCGCGAGGCGAAGAAGCGCTTCGCGAAGGCGCAAGCCCTGCTGCCGCGGGAGTTCCCGCCGCCCGTGGCGCTGGCGGAGGAGGAGTTCGACCAGGCGCTGGAGGCAGCGGTGAAGGCCCTGCCCGAGCACGTGAAGGGCTACCTGGACAACGTCACCATCTCGGTGGAGGACATCCCGTCGAACGACGACCTGCTGGCGCAGTCCCCTCCCCTGTCACCCTCCATCCTGGGGGTGTTCCGGGGAACGCCGGTGGGCGAGCGCAGCGTGACGAATGCGTATGATCACTTCCCTGCTGCGATCGTGCTGTACCAGAAGAACCTGGAGCGCTTTGCGCGGACGCGCGAGGAGCTTATCGAGCAGATCGGCATCACCGTGATGCACGAAGTCGGGCACTTGGTGGGGCTGGACGAAGATGACTTGTGGGAACGTGGGTTGGACTGA
- the sinK gene encoding hybrid histidine protein kinase/response regulator SinK, giving the protein METPAPLVHLLQALEVGDLSAARAAAAALQRSDPGTSQLAAEVFHELRQPLLGVKAYAQLLAEENGPMGPLKLLLAQVERMEQIISDFVRLSSDRPAPQQRLVLASAIWAAAKLFTLNPDSARISLEVDAPENIAVQGNARLLEQLTLNLLNNARDAMSGRGRVKVLVTQEGPVTVMYVADWGPGIPADMRERIFEPYVSNSKRGTGLGLAVCKRIAQEHRATIDLAQPNVLPDQPPPATVFRVAFPATAETTSGTRKRLLIVDDETIIRMVFRDLMGKECEVLEASTAEEGLSILKQGPVDLIVTDKNLPGISGLALAQQARTLSPGARIILMTGYPSLGTTQEALELGVMDYLLKPFDDIRQVRALLRSALSAAPMPPRSVSARRVDVIDDNPTSTRTIIEALARMGLEARVIQTPEVVALDAPLAVVVSWDFTPASGRKALELGKALAQGAPFVVMVEHLTMETTLDSLRAGAVGCLPRLLFDPPALSRELSRALKMVTT; this is encoded by the coding sequence ATGGAGACTCCCGCCCCGCTCGTCCACCTCCTGCAAGCCCTGGAGGTCGGGGACCTGTCGGCCGCGAGGGCCGCTGCGGCGGCCCTTCAGCGATCCGACCCAGGAACGAGCCAACTCGCCGCCGAGGTATTCCACGAGCTGCGCCAGCCGCTGCTCGGCGTGAAGGCCTACGCCCAACTGCTGGCGGAAGAAAACGGCCCCATGGGTCCGCTGAAGCTGCTGCTCGCGCAGGTGGAGCGCATGGAGCAGATCATCTCGGATTTCGTGCGCCTCTCCAGTGATCGCCCAGCGCCCCAGCAGCGCCTGGTGCTGGCGAGCGCCATCTGGGCCGCCGCCAAGCTCTTCACCCTCAACCCCGACTCGGCCCGCATCTCCCTGGAGGTGGATGCCCCGGAGAACATCGCCGTCCAGGGCAACGCCCGGCTCCTGGAGCAGCTCACCCTCAACCTGCTCAACAACGCCCGGGACGCCATGTCCGGCCGGGGGCGCGTGAAGGTGCTCGTGACCCAGGAGGGCCCCGTCACGGTGATGTACGTGGCGGACTGGGGACCCGGCATTCCCGCGGACATGCGCGAGCGCATCTTCGAGCCCTACGTCTCCAACAGCAAACGCGGCACCGGCCTGGGACTGGCCGTGTGCAAGCGCATTGCCCAGGAGCACCGCGCGACGATCGATCTCGCCCAGCCGAACGTGCTCCCGGATCAACCGCCTCCGGCCACGGTGTTCCGGGTGGCCTTCCCCGCCACGGCGGAGACCACGTCGGGGACGCGCAAGCGGCTGCTCATCGTGGACGACGAGACCATCATCCGGATGGTCTTCCGCGACCTGATGGGCAAGGAGTGCGAGGTGCTGGAAGCCTCCACCGCCGAGGAGGGCCTCTCCATCTTGAAGCAGGGGCCGGTGGACCTCATCGTCACCGACAAGAACCTGCCCGGCATCTCCGGCTTGGCCCTGGCCCAGCAGGCCCGCACCTTGAGCCCCGGAGCCCGCATCATCCTGATGACGGGCTACCCCTCGCTGGGCACCACGCAAGAGGCGCTGGAGCTGGGGGTGATGGACTACCTGCTCAAGCCCTTCGACGACATCCGCCAAGTGCGCGCCCTGCTCCGCTCGGCGCTCTCGGCGGCACCCATGCCGCCGCGCTCCGTCAGCGCCCGGCGCGTGGACGTCATCGACGACAACCCCACCTCCACACGCACCATCATCGAGGCGCTGGCACGGATGGGGCTGGAGGCGCGCGTCATCCAAACGCCCGAGGTGGTGGCCCTGGATGCGCCGCTCGCCGTGGTGGTGAGCTGGGACTTCACCCCCGCCAGCGGCCGCAAGGCGCTCGAGCTGGGAAAAGCCCTCGCCCAGGGGGCGCCCTTCGTGGTGATGGTCGAGCACCTCACCATGGAGACGACGCTGGACTCGCTCCGTGCGGGCGCGGTCGGGTGTCTGCCCCGGCTTCTCTTCGATCCGCCCGCGCTCAGCCGAGAGCTGTCGCGCGCCCTGAAGATGGTCACCACCTGA
- the groL gene encoding chaperonin GroEL (60 kDa chaperone family; promotes refolding of misfolded polypeptides especially under stressful conditions; forms two stacked rings of heptamers to form a barrel-shaped 14mer; ends can be capped by GroES; misfolded proteins enter the barrel where they are refolded when GroES binds), translating into MAAKEIFFHQSAREAILRGVRILSDAVAVTLGPKGRNVVIEKSFGSPTVTKDGVTVAKEIDLENKFENMGAQMVKEVASKTSDKAGDGTTTATVLARAIYEEGLKLVAAGHSPMDLKRGIDKAVEVVVAELKKLSKSTTDKKAIAQVGTISANGDETIGHIIADAMEKVGKEGVITVEEAKGLETTLDVVEGMQFDRGYVSPYFVTNRERMEVVLDDPYILISEKKVSSMQDMIPLLEQVARSGKPLLIIAEEVEGEALATLVVNKIRGVLNVCAVKAPGFGDRRKELLKDIATLTGGMVVSEELGHKYETLSLSDLGRAKRITVDKDNTTLVDGAGKKGEIEGRIKLIRAQMETTTSDYDREKLQERLAKLVGGVAVINVGAATETEMKEKKARVEDALHATRAAVEEGIVPGGGVAYLRCLPALEKLKLGGELDFGVEIIKKALTEPLRKISSNAGLEGAVVINKVKDGTGAFGFNARTEVYEDLEKAGVIDPTKVERTALQNAASVASLLLTTEAMVAERPKKKAKGGAAAGGAPDYGGDDMDY; encoded by the coding sequence ATGGCAGCGAAGGAGATTTTCTTCCACCAGTCCGCTCGTGAGGCCATTTTGCGAGGGGTGCGGATCCTGTCCGACGCGGTGGCTGTCACGCTGGGTCCCAAGGGCCGCAACGTGGTCATCGAGAAGAGCTTCGGCTCGCCCACGGTCACCAAGGACGGCGTCACCGTCGCCAAGGAGATCGATCTCGAGAACAAGTTCGAGAACATGGGCGCGCAGATGGTGAAGGAGGTTGCTTCCAAGACCTCCGACAAGGCAGGTGACGGCACCACTACCGCCACGGTGCTCGCCCGGGCCATCTACGAGGAGGGCCTCAAGCTCGTAGCCGCCGGCCACAGCCCGATGGACCTCAAGCGCGGCATCGACAAGGCCGTGGAAGTGGTCGTGGCGGAACTTAAGAAGCTCTCCAAGTCCACCACGGACAAGAAGGCCATCGCCCAGGTCGGCACCATCTCCGCCAACGGGGATGAGACCATCGGCCACATCATCGCGGACGCGATGGAGAAGGTCGGCAAGGAGGGCGTCATCACCGTCGAGGAGGCCAAGGGCCTGGAGACCACCCTCGACGTGGTGGAGGGCATGCAGTTCGACCGCGGCTACGTCTCTCCGTACTTCGTGACGAACCGCGAGCGCATGGAGGTCGTCCTGGACGACCCCTACATCCTCATCAGCGAGAAGAAGGTCTCGTCGATGCAGGACATGATCCCCCTGCTCGAGCAGGTGGCGCGCTCCGGCAAGCCGCTGCTCATCATCGCCGAGGAAGTGGAGGGCGAGGCGCTGGCCACCCTGGTGGTCAACAAGATCCGCGGCGTGCTCAACGTCTGCGCGGTGAAGGCGCCCGGCTTCGGTGACCGCCGCAAGGAGCTGCTCAAGGACATCGCGACCCTGACCGGCGGCATGGTGGTCAGCGAGGAGCTGGGCCACAAGTACGAGACCCTCTCCCTGAGCGACCTGGGCCGCGCCAAGCGCATCACGGTGGACAAGGACAACACCACCCTGGTGGACGGCGCTGGCAAGAAGGGCGAGATCGAGGGCCGCATCAAGCTCATCCGCGCGCAGATGGAGACCACCACCAGCGACTACGACCGCGAGAAGCTCCAGGAGCGTCTGGCGAAGCTCGTGGGCGGCGTGGCGGTGATCAACGTCGGTGCGGCCACCGAGACCGAGATGAAGGAGAAGAAGGCCCGCGTGGAGGACGCCCTGCACGCGACCCGCGCGGCGGTGGAGGAGGGCATCGTCCCCGGCGGCGGCGTGGCCTACCTGCGCTGCCTGCCCGCCCTGGAGAAGCTGAAGCTGGGCGGTGAGCTGGACTTCGGCGTGGAGATCATCAAGAAGGCCCTCACCGAGCCGCTGCGAAAGATCTCCAGCAACGCGGGCCTCGAGGGCGCCGTGGTCATCAACAAGGTCAAGGACGGCACCGGCGCGTTCGGCTTCAACGCCCGCACCGAGGTGTACGAGGACCTGGAGAAGGCTGGCGTCATCGACCCGACCAAGGTGGAGCGCACCGCGCTGCAGAACGCGGCCTCCGTCGCCTCGCTGCTGCTGACCACCGAGGCCATGGTGGCCGAGCGCCCGAAGAAGAAGGCCAAGGGCGGCGCCGCAGCGGGTGGCGCGCCGGACTACGGCGGCGACGACATGGATTACTAG
- a CDS encoding response regulator produces MHILVIDDDSSLCTSLSYYLERHGYTVHSASDALQALDVLERHPVGFVITDYLMPHLDGIHFTEIVKADPRFRSIPVLLITAVVDGSVTDKSLRKGVALTLQKPVDMGQLLNLVRFAE; encoded by the coding sequence GTGCACATTCTCGTCATCGATGATGATTCCTCGTTGTGTACCAGCCTCTCGTACTACCTCGAGAGGCATGGCTACACCGTCCACTCCGCTTCGGACGCCTTGCAGGCGCTCGATGTCCTCGAGCGCCATCCCGTAGGATTCGTCATCACCGACTACCTCATGCCTCACCTGGACGGCATCCACTTCACCGAGATCGTGAAGGCGGATCCCCGCTTCCGGTCTATTCCGGTTCTGCTCATCACCGCCGTCGTCGATGGCTCGGTCACCGACAAGAGTCTGCGCAAGGGGGTGGCGCTGACCCTCCAGAAGCCGGTGGACATGGGTCAACTGCTGAACCTCGTGCGCTTCGCCGAGTAG
- a CDS encoding helix-turn-helix transcriptional regulator, translated as MNEELANQIGSAAREARTHLGLTQAEVAGKLGIAHMVYSRLERGKMLPSVPTLLRMCSVLHISADELLGNSGTQEVSRPAHGSRGQSELPQVRQLLGLARKMDEDKLHALVTVAQVLLR; from the coding sequence ATGAATGAAGAGTTGGCAAATCAGATCGGAAGCGCCGCTCGTGAGGCCCGGACGCATCTGGGGCTCACCCAGGCGGAGGTGGCCGGGAAGTTGGGCATCGCGCACATGGTCTACAGCCGCCTGGAACGCGGGAAGATGCTGCCCAGCGTCCCCACGCTTCTGCGAATGTGCTCCGTCCTGCACATCTCCGCGGACGAACTCTTGGGAAATTCAGGAACACAGGAGGTGTCTCGGCCAGCACATGGATCGCGCGGTCAGTCGGAGTTACCCCAAGTGCGCCAGCTTCTGGGACTCGCTCGCAAGATGGACGAGGACAAACTCCATGCCTTGGTGACCGTCGCCCAAGTGCTGTTGAGGTGA
- a CDS encoding type I polyketide synthase gives MTDQSPRVSELAPIKLALVARKLQPKLALALSEPIAIVGMAHRFPGGGDTPEAFWELLRDGKDAISTIPSSRWNIDDYYDPTPGTPGKMYTRHGAFIRGIEDFDPGFFGISPREAARMDPHQRLLLEVTWEALERAGIAATGLKGSSTGVFVGMMNEDFSHLMTDATQIDLHTASGSGLSVAAGRLAYILGLQGPAMAVDAACSSSLVTVHLACQSLRTYECDLALAGGISLILSPLTAVVNCAMRMLSQKGRCSTFDAAADGFVRGEGCGMLVLKRLSDAIADRDPILALIRGSATNHSGQSSGLTVPNGNALAKVMRAALRAGGVEPGQLSYLEAHGTGTAIGDPIEMEALGRVYGQERPREEPIVVGSVKTNIGHTEGAAGVAGIIKVVLALQNEEIPAHLNLETPNPNIRWDELPVTVPKGRVAWPRGQKRRIAGVTAFGFNGTNAHVLIEEAPAGEREPSSSTSSAQVLVLSAKTQPALRELAQQYVNGLSAGALRHAPFPDICFTASTGRVAFPHRVAVVASSHEEASRRLSGFLREEETPGVRAGSGRQRPRVAFLFGGQGTVPVGWGKQLFESEPTFRDAVLKCERALARPLVSGLFPQEGKDFAPLAPGIALPGLLALQCGLVHLWKGWGIEPSGVLGSGTGEYAAACAAGVFSWEEGVKLVASLGAQLERLPPGAELAVEEFARLGEVLLGFPEVCLVGIDGGGRGVFSGARVSVEALQAELTRLGVRSELSSVPHAMSLAGWKGVREASGAAARGVVHQRPQVPWFSTVTGQLLESPGAEYWLGSPGVPSRPAAALQALGEMGVGAHIEIGPGAGLTAWGKRVRPAPELHWVPSLRADSDGRTELLEGFAELVAAGTDVAWPDFYRGQQHAKAVLPTSCFQRSRYWFDPPQASAPKKQGASAEILEGDLDALAGQLELLEGLSDEQAQALLESLKGTS, from the coding sequence ATGACGGATCAATCTCCCCGTGTCTCCGAACTGGCGCCTATCAAGCTGGCGCTGGTGGCGCGCAAGCTGCAACCCAAGTTGGCCCTGGCCTTGAGCGAGCCCATCGCCATTGTGGGAATGGCCCATCGTTTTCCAGGAGGGGGAGACACCCCAGAGGCGTTCTGGGAATTGCTCAGGGATGGGAAGGACGCGATCTCGACCATCCCTTCCTCGCGTTGGAACATCGACGACTACTACGACCCCACCCCGGGGACTCCGGGGAAGATGTACACGCGGCATGGTGCCTTCATCCGGGGGATCGAGGACTTCGATCCGGGCTTCTTCGGTATTTCCCCCCGCGAGGCTGCCCGGATGGATCCGCACCAGCGGCTGCTCCTGGAGGTTACCTGGGAAGCCCTGGAGCGGGCAGGCATCGCGGCGACCGGTCTCAAGGGGAGCTCGACGGGGGTCTTCGTCGGGATGATGAACGAGGACTTCTCGCACCTGATGACCGATGCGACTCAGATCGATCTCCACACGGCTTCGGGATCAGGGCTGAGCGTCGCGGCAGGGAGGCTGGCCTACATTCTTGGGCTTCAGGGACCGGCGATGGCAGTGGATGCGGCCTGCTCCTCGTCCCTGGTGACCGTGCACCTCGCTTGTCAGAGCCTGCGCACCTACGAATGTGACTTGGCCCTGGCGGGAGGGATCAGCCTGATCCTCTCTCCGCTCACCGCCGTGGTGAACTGCGCGATGCGGATGCTCTCCCAGAAGGGGCGCTGCAGCACGTTCGACGCGGCGGCGGATGGCTTCGTCCGGGGTGAGGGCTGCGGCATGCTGGTGCTCAAGCGCCTGTCGGATGCGATTGCGGACAGGGACCCGATCCTGGCGCTGATCCGAGGGTCCGCGACCAACCACAGCGGCCAGTCGAGCGGGTTGACGGTTCCCAATGGCAACGCCCTGGCGAAGGTGATGCGGGCGGCGCTGCGGGCCGGAGGGGTGGAACCCGGGCAGCTGAGTTACCTCGAGGCGCACGGGACGGGAACGGCCATCGGAGACCCCATTGAGATGGAGGCGCTGGGCCGGGTCTACGGACAGGAGCGTCCTCGCGAGGAGCCGATCGTCGTTGGCTCTGTGAAGACCAACATTGGTCACACCGAGGGAGCTGCGGGCGTAGCCGGCATCATCAAGGTGGTGCTCGCCCTACAGAACGAAGAGATCCCCGCGCACTTGAACCTGGAGACCCCCAACCCGAACATTCGCTGGGACGAGCTGCCGGTCACCGTTCCCAAGGGCCGGGTGGCCTGGCCTCGCGGTCAGAAACGGCGGATCGCGGGCGTGACCGCGTTCGGCTTCAACGGAACGAATGCGCACGTCTTGATCGAGGAGGCGCCGGCCGGCGAACGCGAACCCTCGAGCAGCACGTCTTCCGCACAAGTGCTGGTGCTCTCGGCGAAGACGCAGCCTGCACTTCGTGAGCTGGCCCAGCAGTACGTGAACGGCTTGTCCGCAGGCGCCCTGCGCCACGCTCCGTTCCCGGACATCTGCTTTACGGCCAGCACGGGCCGGGTCGCGTTCCCTCACCGGGTTGCCGTCGTGGCATCGAGCCATGAGGAGGCGAGCCGCCGTCTTTCCGGGTTCCTGAGGGAGGAGGAGACGCCGGGAGTCCGGGCTGGCTCTGGGCGGCAGCGGCCTCGCGTCGCGTTCCTTTTTGGCGGGCAGGGGACAGTGCCGGTGGGGTGGGGAAAACAGCTCTTCGAGTCCGAGCCCACCTTCCGTGATGCCGTGCTGAAGTGTGAGCGCGCGCTCGCGCGTCCGCTTGTTTCTGGGCTGTTTCCTCAGGAGGGGAAGGACTTCGCTCCGCTTGCTCCGGGCATTGCGCTTCCAGGGCTGCTGGCCCTGCAGTGTGGTCTCGTCCACTTGTGGAAGGGGTGGGGGATCGAGCCTTCCGGGGTGCTGGGCTCCGGGACTGGGGAGTACGCGGCGGCGTGTGCCGCGGGAGTGTTCTCCTGGGAAGAGGGGGTCAAGCTCGTTGCCTCCTTGGGCGCGCAGCTCGAACGCTTGCCTCCAGGAGCCGAACTCGCCGTCGAGGAGTTCGCGCGTCTCGGGGAAGTGTTGCTGGGCTTTCCAGAGGTGTGCCTGGTGGGGATCGATGGCGGAGGGCGGGGCGTGTTTTCGGGGGCACGGGTTTCTGTCGAGGCGTTGCAGGCCGAGCTGACCCGGCTGGGTGTGCGCTCCGAGTTGAGCAGCGTGCCCCATGCGATGAGCCTGGCGGGCTGGAAGGGCGTGCGAGAGGCCTCCGGTGCCGCCGCGCGCGGGGTGGTTCATCAGCGGCCCCAGGTGCCATGGTTCTCGACAGTCACCGGGCAGTTGTTGGAGTCCCCGGGGGCGGAGTATTGGCTGGGATCGCCGGGAGTGCCGTCACGTCCGGCCGCGGCGTTGCAGGCCCTGGGCGAGATGGGCGTGGGGGCACATATAGAAATCGGCCCAGGAGCAGGCCTGACGGCATGGGGAAAGCGCGTTCGCCCTGCTCCGGAGCTGCACTGGGTTCCCAGTCTGAGAGCGGACAGCGACGGCCGGACGGAGCTGCTGGAGGGCTTCGCGGAACTCGTCGCCGCGGGGACCGATGTGGCGTGGCCGGACTTCTACCGTGGTCAACAACACGCCAAGGCCGTGTTGCCGACCAGTTGTTTCCAGCGAAGCCGCTACTGGTTTGATCCGCCTCAGGCCTCCGCCCCGAAGAAACAGGGCGCTTCTGCGGAGATCCTGGAGGGAGATCTCGATGCACTCGCGGGACAACTGGAGCTGCTCGAGGGGCTTTCGGATGAGCAGGCCCAGGCGCTCCTGGAGAGCTTGAAGGGAACGAGCTGA
- a CDS encoding thioesterase II family protein codes for MKPDSSPPPINSPWLVQRKPPTSSGVRLFCFPYAGAGSLPYFKWPDLLPGGIDLCAVQLPGRENRLREPALRDLHQLITKLVEALSPHLGGEFAFFGHSFGALVAFELIRELRRRGLPLPKVLFASGSESPSLRTKLPALSGLERDDFVREVAARYGGLPRHIMEQRELLDLVLPTLRADLKILEDYVYRPEPPLPLRICAFGGTEDPRVAEAALDAWRRETNVAFKLQIFPGGHFFINEVTRQVLQTLSNELIAGSHPSP; via the coding sequence ATGAAGCCCGACTCCTCCCCACCTCCGATCAACTCCCCCTGGCTCGTTCAGCGGAAGCCCCCCACCTCCTCTGGGGTCCGGCTCTTCTGCTTCCCCTACGCGGGCGCAGGCAGCCTCCCGTACTTCAAATGGCCGGATCTGCTTCCTGGGGGCATCGACTTGTGCGCTGTCCAGCTTCCCGGCCGGGAAAACCGCCTCCGCGAGCCTGCCTTGCGAGATCTCCACCAGTTGATAACGAAGCTGGTGGAGGCGCTCTCTCCTCATCTGGGGGGAGAGTTCGCCTTCTTTGGTCACAGCTTCGGAGCGCTCGTCGCATTCGAGCTGATCCGCGAACTGCGCCGACGCGGATTGCCTCTTCCGAAGGTATTGTTCGCTTCAGGCTCTGAGTCCCCGTCTCTCCGGACCAAGCTCCCTGCTTTGAGCGGGCTCGAACGCGACGATTTCGTGCGCGAGGTCGCGGCCCGGTATGGCGGCCTTCCCCGCCATATCATGGAGCAGCGCGAGCTCCTCGATCTCGTCCTCCCAACCCTTCGCGCCGATCTGAAGATCTTGGAAGATTACGTGTACCGCCCAGAGCCTCCGCTCCCCTTGCGGATCTGTGCCTTCGGCGGCACCGAGGATCCCCGGGTCGCCGAGGCTGCGCTCGACGCGTGGCGCCGGGAGACGAACGTTGCCTTCAAGCTGCAGATCTTTCCCGGCGGGCACTTCTTCATCAATGAGGTCACCCGTCAGGTGCTCCAGACCCTTAGCAACGAACTCATCGCCGGTTCCCATCCCTCCCCATGA